The following coding sequences are from one Stigmatopora nigra isolate UIUO_SnigA chromosome 10, RoL_Snig_1.1, whole genome shotgun sequence window:
- the LOC144203411 gene encoding N-terminal EF-hand calcium-binding protein 1-like translates to MLSCTEIITMCLQSAKRKHVCSQQQQKQQQQLQQQLSNSRGLSVLHDIFRRADKNDDGKLSFKEFNAYFADGVLTTPQLRELFYSIDGRQNDNLDTDKLSDYFSQHLGEFVNVLSAVEKLNEVILKTMYKTKEEYGDSSLVGQFVTRFLLREMSAQLLSLLSSVECAVEALDQQSTPTLAQLESSNPNFGPPATKNHPNAVTRRSQIKASWWIMTNK, encoded by the exons ATGTTGTCCTGCACGGAGATAATCACCATGTGTCTACAGTCAGCCAAACGCAAGCATGTTTgctctcaacaacaacaaaaacaacaacaacaattgcaGCAGCAGCTCAGCAACAGCCGAGGGCTGAGCGTTCTTCATGAT attttccgcCGGGCGGATAAAAATG ATGACGGCAAGCTGTCATTCAAAGAGTTTAACGCCTACTTCGCCGACGGCGTCCTGACAACGCCGCAACTGAGGGAGCTTTTCTATTCCATCGACGGCCGACAGAACGA CAATTTGGACACTGACAAGCTGTCAG ATTATTTTTCTCAGCACTTGGGCGAGTTTGTCAATGTCCTCTCAGCTGTGGAGAAGTTGAATGAAGTAATTCTGAAGACCATGTATAAGACTAAAGAG gaatacgGCGACTCCAGTTTGGTGGGTCAGTTTGTCACCCGTTTTCTTCTGAGAGAGATGTCCGCTCAGCTGCTGTCGTTGTTGAGTTCCGTGGAATGCGCCGTGGAGGCCCTGGATCAGCAAAGCACCCCCACTTT GGCACAGCTGGAATCCAGCAACCCAAACTTTGGTCCCCCGGCCACCAAAAACCACCCGAACGCCGTCACCCGCCGCTCCCAAATCAAAG CCTCCTGGTGGATCATGACTAACAAGTGA
- the LOC144203410 gene encoding ranBP-type and C3HC4-type zinc finger-containing protein 1-like isoform X2 yields the protein MSSTGMPSDAILEEAEDLTKRLSEALSSGNEEESVTLTRKLCRLSLPVCVSIEKLVYPQDQIRLSVSVETSQSETPMPLTVVVSRGMTISQLKDEELQHWVIGKYLARDDDTLFRRGIHSHGDQAFLFIQSSEGQRPVERQESGENHHLEDSQESFTVIPDENIELYSEVVPTPPPPAPPSPPHTLPRRQSGWVCLKCTFVNAPTRPGCEVCSDDRPESYRVPPAHNPMGEEAVRIRREEASTLLFKRWESSQMTQSSTLPASFQQSPWALLYNLNQLPENNDEN from the exons ATGTCGTCGACGGGAATGCCATCGGATGCCATTTTAGAAGAAG CGGAGGACCTGACAAAACGTTTAAGTGAAGCGCTGAGTTCTGGAAATGAAGAAGAATCGGTCACTTTGACCCGGAAGCTATGCCGGCTCTCCTTGCCAGTGTGTGTTAGCATCGAAAAACTGGTATACCCTCAGGACCAAATTAG GCTGAGTGTAAGTGTGGAGACCTCACAATCGGAAACCCCCATGCCACTGACGGTTGTAGTTTCACGTGGAATGACGATCTCTCAACTCAAGGATGAG GAACTACAGCACTGGGTGATCGGGAAATACCTGGCACGTGACGACGATACGCTGTTTAGACGAGGTATTCACAGCCATGGCGACCAGGCCTTCCTGTTTATCCAGTCCTCCGAGGGTCAGAGACCTGTCGAGCGCCAGGAGAGCGGAGAAAACCACCACCTAGAGG ATTCTCAAGAGTCGTTTACCGTAATTCCTGATGAAAACATTGAATTGTACTCGGAAGTGGtaccaactcctcctcctccagctcctcCTTCACCTCCACATACTCTTCCCAGACGCCAG TCTGGCTGGGTGTGCCTCAAGTGTACATTTGTCAACGCGCCGACCCGACCCGGGTGCGAGGTGTGCAGCGACGACAGGCCGGAGTCTTACCGCGTCCCGCCGGCCCACAATCCCATGGGGGAGGAGGCGGTCCGGATTCGTCGGGAGGAAGCGTCCACGTTACTTTTCAAGAGG TGGGAGAGCTCTCAAATGACCCAAAGCTCAACCTTACCGGCATCATTCCAACAATCGCCATGGGCTCTTCTCTACAACCTTAATCAGCTTCCAGAAAACAATGACGAAAACTAA
- the LOC144203410 gene encoding ranBP-type and C3HC4-type zinc finger-containing protein 1-like isoform X1 yields MSSTGMPSDAILEEAEDLTKRLSEALSSGNEEESVTLTRKLCRLSLPVCVSIEKLVYPQDQIRLSVSVETSQSETPMPLTVVVSRGMTISQLKDEFNEEYGFPQELQHWVIGKYLARDDDTLFRRGIHSHGDQAFLFIQSSEGQRPVERQESGENHHLEDSQESFTVIPDENIELYSEVVPTPPPPAPPSPPHTLPRRQSGWVCLKCTFVNAPTRPGCEVCSDDRPESYRVPPAHNPMGEEAVRIRREEASTLLFKRWESSQMTQSSTLPASFQQSPWALLYNLNQLPENNDEN; encoded by the exons ATGTCGTCGACGGGAATGCCATCGGATGCCATTTTAGAAGAAG CGGAGGACCTGACAAAACGTTTAAGTGAAGCGCTGAGTTCTGGAAATGAAGAAGAATCGGTCACTTTGACCCGGAAGCTATGCCGGCTCTCCTTGCCAGTGTGTGTTAGCATCGAAAAACTGGTATACCCTCAGGACCAAATTAG GCTGAGTGTAAGTGTGGAGACCTCACAATCGGAAACCCCCATGCCACTGACGGTTGTAGTTTCACGTGGAATGACGATCTCTCAACTCAAGGATGAG TTCAACGAGGAATATGGCTTCCCTCAGGAACTACAGCACTGGGTGATCGGGAAATACCTGGCACGTGACGACGATACGCTGTTTAGACGAGGTATTCACAGCCATGGCGACCAGGCCTTCCTGTTTATCCAGTCCTCCGAGGGTCAGAGACCTGTCGAGCGCCAGGAGAGCGGAGAAAACCACCACCTAGAGG ATTCTCAAGAGTCGTTTACCGTAATTCCTGATGAAAACATTGAATTGTACTCGGAAGTGGtaccaactcctcctcctccagctcctcCTTCACCTCCACATACTCTTCCCAGACGCCAG TCTGGCTGGGTGTGCCTCAAGTGTACATTTGTCAACGCGCCGACCCGACCCGGGTGCGAGGTGTGCAGCGACGACAGGCCGGAGTCTTACCGCGTCCCGCCGGCCCACAATCCCATGGGGGAGGAGGCGGTCCGGATTCGTCGGGAGGAAGCGTCCACGTTACTTTTCAAGAGG TGGGAGAGCTCTCAAATGACCCAAAGCTCAACCTTACCGGCATCATTCCAACAATCGCCATGGGCTCTTCTCTACAACCTTAATCAGCTTCCAGAAAACAATGACGAAAACTAA